In Deltaproteobacteria bacterium, a single window of DNA contains:
- a CDS encoding ABC transporter substrate-binding protein, whose translation MKVRKGWIGFLIVCIMLIPALSQAAVVGVTDTEVWIGITTPLSGPAALWGATGMGAKAWADHVNDQGGVHGRKIKVILKDDGYNPARAMANLTEMKGKVFAVNALLGTAVVNACKDFFFENKIP comes from the coding sequence ATGAAAGTACGCAAAGGATGGATCGGTTTTCTGATTGTTTGTATCATGTTAATACCTGCCCTGAGCCAAGCTGCTGTAGTCGGGGTGACCGATACGGAGGTTTGGATCGGGATAACAACCCCTTTGTCCGGACCGGCGGCCCTTTGGGGGGCCACCGGGATGGGGGCCAAAGCCTGGGCCGATCATGTTAATGACCAGGGCGGGGTCCATGGCCGTAAGATCAAAGTGATTCTCAAGGACGATGGGTATAATCCGGCCCGGGCCATGGCTAATCTCACCGAAATGAAAGGCAAAGTTTTTGCCGTTAACGCCCTCCTGGGAACCGCAGTCGTCAATGCCTGTAAGGACTTCTTTTTTGAGAACAAAATTCCT
- a CDS encoding PAS domain S-box protein, translating into MIKITDPGRKRLPDRKGLRENEHLFRILTEKSIASIYIVQDGKFRFINKNVSSYCGYSREDLIGRPSITMIHPEDRDEVKQNTRAMLREEGHSPYIFRIITKQGAIRWIMEIVTPITFEGRPAILGNSMDITERKLTVELLQFSENRYRTIFETTGTATIVLEEDTTISLMNREFQKISGYTKEEVEGKKSWTEFVVPEDVERMLASHRLRRIDPEGPPKNYEFRLMNKSGEIKDILLSVDLIPDTTTSFASLLDITRFKQAEETLKKRGMELEAKTHELEELNAALRVLLKRREEDKNELEEKILSNMQKLVMPYLEALKRNGLDPKGLTNVKIIESNLKDIVSPFSHKLSSKFLNLTPKELQVANLIKEGKTTKEIAEFMDVCPGAIDLHRNHIRKKLNLNRKKINLQSYLTYISLEKI; encoded by the coding sequence TGATAAAAATCACGGATCCCGGCAGAAAAAGGTTACCAGACCGGAAAGGACTCCGGGAAAACGAACATCTTTTTCGGATCCTGACTGAAAAATCTATCGCCAGTATCTATATTGTTCAGGACGGTAAATTCCGTTTCATCAACAAAAATGTCAGCTCCTATTGCGGCTATTCCAGAGAGGATTTGATCGGCCGGCCCTCGATCACGATGATCCATCCTGAGGATCGGGATGAGGTTAAGCAGAACACCCGGGCCATGCTTCGGGAGGAGGGTCATTCTCCTTATATTTTTCGTATTATCACCAAACAGGGGGCGATCCGCTGGATCATGGAAATCGTTACGCCCATCACCTTCGAGGGGAGGCCGGCCATCTTGGGAAACTCCATGGACATCACGGAACGGAAACTCACCGTGGAATTGCTCCAATTTTCAGAGAACCGTTACCGCACCATCTTTGAGACTACCGGGACGGCCACTATAGTCCTGGAGGAAGACACCACCATCTCCCTCATGAACCGGGAATTCCAGAAGATTTCCGGCTATACCAAAGAAGAAGTGGAAGGCAAGAAGAGTTGGACTGAATTTGTTGTGCCGGAAGATGTCGAGAGAATGCTGGCCTCCCATCGTCTTAGACGAATTGATCCGGAAGGGCCGCCGAAAAATTATGAATTCCGCTTGATGAATAAATCGGGAGAAATAAAGGATATCCTCTTGTCTGTAGACTTGATTCCCGACACAACCACCAGCTTTGCCTCCCTTTTGGATATCACCCGGTTCAAGCAGGCCGAGGAGACCTTGAAAAAAAGAGGAATGGAATTGGAGGCCAAGACCCATGAACTGGAAGAGCTTAACGCTGCCCTCCGGGTCCTTCTGAAACGCCGGGAAGAAGACAAGAACGAACTGGAGGAAAAAATCCTGTCCAATATGCAGAAACTCGTCATGCCCTATCTGGAGGCCCTGAAGAGAAACGGCCTGGACCCCAAAGGCTTGACCAATGTAAAAATCATCGAATCCAATCTGAAGGACATCGTCTCCCCATTCTCCCACAAGCTTTCCTCGAAGTTCCTGAATCTGACTCCCAAGGAACTCCAGGTGGCCAATCTGATCAAAGAGGGTAAGACGACCAAGGAGATCGCCGAGTTTATGGATGTCTGCCCCGGGGCTATCGACCTCCACCGTAATCACATTCGGAAAAAACTCAACCTGAACCGGAAAAAGATTAATCTTCAGTCTTATCTGACTTATATATCTTTAGAAAAAATATAA